From the Mesotoga prima MesG1.Ag.4.2 genome, the window TATGATGCGGTCGCATAGTTGCAGTGTGTTGTTCAGATCATGAGTGACAAAGATGAGAGAATGTTCTTCCTTAAGACCCTTCAAGAGTTTGAAGACTTCATGCTTTGCGATTTCCGAGAGAGCAGAGGTTGGTTCATCGAGAAGGACAATTTTGGGATCTGCGAAAACCGCTCTGGCAACCGCGATTGCCTGTCTCTGACCGCCAGAAAGATCAGAGACTTTCTTGTTAACATCCATGCTGAATTCCATCTGTTTCAGCGCCTGTTCAGTTTCGTTTTCCATCTTCTTCTTTCTAAGCACGGGAATGAATCCTAGTTTCTTTTCACGAAGTTCCCTTCCAAGAAAGAAGTTGTCGACAATTGTCATCTGATCTACCAGGGCGAGATCCTGATAAACACACTGTATTCCTTCTTCC encodes:
- a CDS encoding ATP-binding cassette domain-containing protein, translated to MDDVVLECRNIVKHYGNVEALNGVSFELRKNEILGLVGDNGAGKSTLLKIIRGAVQPTSGEILINGKKVEFSSPMDAAEEGIQCVYQDLALVDQMTIVDNFFLGRELREKKLGFIPVLRKKKMENETEQALKQMEFSMDVNKKVSDLSGGQRQAIAVARAVFADPKIVLLDEPTSALSEIAKHEVFKLLKGLKEEHSLIFVTHDLNNTLQLCDRIIILKHGVIEYEGEVTKDLSLEELLSMM